The sequence CTGATTATTTCCGCGACGAACAAAGGCAATCTTGCGATGCGGACGAAACGTCGCGGCTCGGACATCAGCCGCCAGAGCCATTCGGCGCCCAAACCGCGGAAAATCGCCGGCGCGCGGCGGAGTCGTCCGGAAAGAACATCGAAAGATCCTCCCACGCCGACGGCAAGGCGCACGCTGGACAGAAGATGCTTGTTGCGGGCTATCCAATATTCCTGCCGCGGCGAGCCGAGACCGGCCAGAAGGATTGTAGCGCCGGAGGCGGCTATTTCGCGGGCTATGCCGGCGGACTCGGCGTCGTCGAAAAAACCATCGCGGAAACCGGCTATGCGCAAGGGCGGGAAACGCGCCGAAACGGCGCGGGAGGCGGATTCGGCCACGCCGGGCCGTCCGCCCAGAAAGTAAAATGCGGCGCGCGAAGAGGGCGCCAAAGAGGAGTCCGAAGCAAAAAGCGCATCGAGCATGTCTATTCCGGCAAGCGGCGATATCTTAAGATTATACAAAAACTTCGCCGCCCACTTTATGCCCGAAGATTCGGCCAAAAGCAAATCCGCCGAGCGCAGGATCGCGGCAAAATCAGGGTCGGCAAGAGCGTCGAGATACATCAGGGGGTTGAAGGTGACCAGGTGAACCGGCCGCGACGACGTCGAAACGGCGCCGGCGCGCGCCATAATTTCGTCGGATGTGAGGGATTCCAACTCGAAACCGCCGATCTTCAAGCGCATAACCGCGATGGCTCCGTCCGCACGCGAATGCCCGACGTCACGCCGAAATCGCTTCGCCCGCGGCACGCTCGAACTTCATGGAGATGGCCTTTGACACGCCGAATTCCTCCATTGTTATTCCGTATATGACATCGGCGCGAAGCATGGTGCGCTTGTTGTGGGTGATGATAAGAAACTGCGAGCGGTCGGTAAACGTCGACAGGAGGTTCAGGAAACGCTCGACGTTGGCTTCGTCCAGAGGCGCGTCGGCTTCGTCCAGCAGGCAGAACGGAGCCGGCCTGACCAGATAAAACGCAAACAGCAGCGCGACGGCCGTCAGCGCCTTTTCGCCGCCCGACAGAGAAATGCTCTTGGTGGTCTTGCCCGGGGGGCGCGCAATAATTTCGACGCCGCTGTCGAGTATGTTGTCGGGGTCGGTAAGAACGAGGTCGCCCTGTCCGCCTTCAAACAATTTCGCAAAAACGTTTTGGAAGTTTTCGCGCACGCGGACAAATGTCTGGGTGAGCTGCTCTTTGGTGGTCTTGTTGATTTTCTGAATTATTTCTTCAAGGTCGGATTTGGCCTTATCAAGGTCGTTTTTCTGGGCGAGTATGAATTCGTATTTTTTGTTCAGTGCCTCGTATTCTTCCGGCGCGGCGAGGTTGACGGCGCCCAGTATTTCGATGCGCTTCTTAAGTTTCGCCATTTCTTCGGCGTCCAGCAGCGAATCGGTTACCATCTGCCTGGCGGATACCTCGTTGGTCTCGTATTCTTCCGAGAGCCGCGAAAGCGACGCTTCCACTCCCACGGTAAGCGTTCTTATCTCCATCTCAAGTTTGTGTATCTCGTCGTTGATTTCGTCTTTTTCCGACGAGAACTTGCGAATCTCGTCTTCAAGCGCGTCGAGACGGCGCCGGGCTTCTTCTTTTTTGGCGAAAACACCCGACAGCGCGACGTCGAGCGTCTCTTTTTGGGCGCGGGAAGTCGAGAGCGCTTCGATTTCGGACGCTTTTAGTTTTTCGTGTCCGGATATTTCCGTTTTCCAGGATTCCATCTCCCTTATATTCTGTTCGACGGAAGATGATATCATTCGGGTCTGTTCGGATACGGATTCCATTCTGGATTTCAGCGATTCGATTTTGGGTTCAAGCGTGTAGAGTTCCGCGCGGACGGCCTCATACTCGGATCTGCGGCGCCCGGCATCAGGGAGTATCTGAGCGATTCTTGCGCCGACACCGGCCAGAGCTTTTTTCAATTCCTCGTCGGAAGCTTTTATTTGACGCGATTTCTCGTCGAGAGCCGCTATGCGCCCGCGCGATTCGGATATTTCACGTTCCGCAAGGGCTATCTCGCCGCGCAGCGTGACTACAAAATCACCGCGCTCGGCGGACATTTTCTCCATCTGGCGCGCTTCGCCGGCGAGCCATTCCACGCGGGCGGAACGGGTTTTCAGCTCGGATTCAAGGACGTTTTTTTCGTCTTCGGCGCGGGACGCTTCCAGAGATTTGGTTTCCATCCGTGCGGCGACGGCCGACAGATTGGAACGCTCGGCGGACAAATTGTCAACACGGTTTTTTACCAGCACAAGGGTATCGCCCGCGGACGACGGATTTTTCGCGCCGCCGCGCACGACGGCTTTTGAAAATATTACGCCGTCGGAATGGCGGGTGTCGGCCAGAAGATACCTTAATATATTGATGTCCGACGGACGGGCGCAAACGGCGCCTTCAAGCAGAGATTCATCCCACGCGGCGGCGGCGGGGATTTCGGCTTCCACCACGAAAGACAGGGCGCTGAGGCCTTCGCGTTTAAGGAAATCCACGGCTTCAAGCGCCGTCTCCCGCGTACGGACAGGGACGTAAAGAGCTTTTTCGCCCAATGCCCTGAGAATTATTTCCTTCGATTGTTCGGGCGCATCAAAAATATTTATGACCGCCTCGCCTATTTCCCCGGAGCGCACGCCCGACGCCTTGAGGGCTTTTATCGACGACAATGTCGGATCGCTTTCCTCGAAACGCCGCATCGCGGCGATTTCGCCTTCGAGCACCGAAACGGCCTGCGACGCCTCGGCCGCGCGCGTTCTGAGAGCGGCCAGATCCTCGGATGCCGCCGTTGAAGCGGCTGCGGCCTCGGAGAATTTGGCATCGAGAGCTTTGGTTTCCGACTCGAAAGATATTTTCTGCTCTTCCTTGGCTTTAAGCGCGGCTGATGTTTCCCGCGCGGCGGCTTCGGCTTCCTGGAGTTCCTTGCGGACCCTGTCGAGACGGCTTTGGGCGTGATCCAAATCGGACTCAAGACGGGTTTTCTCCGACGATGTTTCCATCATCAGCGGCATCTGCGCGAAAATTTTGGACGATGCGGCCTGTTCCTCTTTTTTGAGTTCGTCGAGACGCGAAGATACGATGTTATGCTCGTTTGAGGCCGTTTCGTGTCGGGCTTTTACGTCGGTGGCGGCGGTTTCAAGCGGTTCGAGTTCGGCCTGCAGCGTTTGGAGCTCGCCGGCGAGGCGGACGGAATCGGCGGTGAGCCGCTCGTTTTCTTCCTTGCGTGAGGATATTCTTTCGGCCGCGGAACGCGCCATGTCGTCGGCCTGGGATATGCGCGAATCGGCGAGTTCCATCCGCGAGGAAAGTTTGGATATTTCTTCCTGACGGGAAATTATCTCTTTGTCCGTCTCGGCGATTTCGGATTTTATCTTTTCCGTCTCGGCCAGAATCCCGCCGGAATCGGCGATGTTTCTTTCTCTTTTTTCTATAAGGGGGTCAAGACCGGCTTTGAGCGTCAGGTTTTGGGCGCGGGAGGCGTCGATTCCGGACAATAAATGCGAAAGCTCCGCGCGGCGGAGTTCGTCTTTTAATTTCTGATGCTGTTTGGCCTTGCGGGCCGCCGACTCCAGCGACCTTACCTGTTCCTCGTGCAGAATGAGCACGTCGTTGATTCTGGATATATCCTGCCGGACGCGCTCAAGTTTTCTTAACGCCTCTTCTTTGCGGAATTTATATTTGGAAATTCCGGCGGCCTCTTCTATGAGTTCTCTTCTCTGCTCGGGCTTGGATTCAATGATAAACTCGACTTTCCTTTGCTCGACTATGGAATATCCGTCGGCGCCTATGCCGGTGCCGGCAAAAAGGTCTCTTATGTCCTTGAGACGGCAGGGAGATTTATTGATGAAATATTCGCCGTCGCCGGAGCGGTAAAGTTTGCGGCCTACGGTAACTTCGGTAAAATCGATGGGGAGGGTTCCGTCGGTGTTTTCAAAAGTAATGTTGACTTCGGCCATACCCAGAGCCGGACGGCGGTTCTCGGTGCCGTTAAAGATTACATCGGTCATTTGGGAAGTGCGCAGCGACTTGGCGCTCTGCTCTCCCAACACCCATTTTATGGCGTCGGAAACATTGGATTTTCCGCAGCCGTTGGGGCCTACTATTACGGAAATGCCGGGTCCGAATTCGAGTTTGATTTTTTCGGCGAATGATTTGAATCCTACGGCTTCCAGAGATCTAAGGTACATTATTTCCTTCCTCGACTTTCAACAACCGCAGTTTCAAACCTGCGTTCGGGAAAACGCCTTGTCGTGTATTCCATATTTTACCGGATTTTATCATATAAGCGCGGGTATTGTCAAGTAAGTGTGGAGACGGATAACTACCTCCATCCTATTCTTTAACGCGGATTTCGTATTTGGAAACCATCTTGGCGGGATGATAAGACATTTTGGCCTTGCGGAGGTTGGCAAGACCGAGGTCCTCTTCCTTATTAATATATGTATACCCCATCTCAACGGCCCTTTGAGCGGACAGGCGGGACATTGTCTGATAGGAGCCCGCAAAAGACGTGTCGGCTTTTTCCAGATGCATAACCAAAGTATCGCGGTTCAGCCGCTCGCCGACCGAAAAAGCCGCGACTTCGCCTCCGACAAAAATCGCGCATCCGCAAAGATTCAGCGCGCCGAAGTTTTCAAGAAGCTCGCGCGCAGCGGCGTCCTCGTCGAGTATGGATTCGGGGGCGTCATAAAGCTTCATCCCCTTCCATTTTTTCTGCAGCCCAAGACAAATTCCGGCCGTCGCGGCATCCAGAAGACGATACTCGAAAGCATGGTTTTTTTTGAACCTGTTGACGAAATTGCGCTTGGATTGATAGCGGTCGCCGGCCAAATCGGCCAAATCGCGGGACCGGTACACATAGTCGAAATATTCCCTCTGGGGCAGAATGTCCGCGACATCGCCGGCAATACGGCGGGTAGCGTCGGCGAGATACTGCGCCGCGCAGATCATCCGCATTTTTTTTCCTTTCAGGGCAAGAAGCGCGTCAACGCACGCGCGAGCGGTTGATTCAGGCGAAACGGCGGTCATTCCCGACGGAACCGGCGGAAAAAGAAAATCCGCGCCCGAAATCCTTCCCCTTATAAGAATATGTCCGCCGAACCGCGACAGCCCCAGAACAAGCGGGTTTCTCCACGAGTAAAGGTATCCGAAGCAAAACTCGGATGTCTCCGGATTAAGCGCGGCATAGGCATCGTCAAAAATCTTTTTATGCCCCTGCGATAACGGCGTGAAAGCCGGAAAATGTGGCACGTTCTTGTTATCGGATAATGACATTATTTATATATTTTCTATCTTATGAGTATACGCCGGCCACTGCCTGAATAGTTGATAAACACAGTTTTGGTTTCGGTGAAAAAATTTAATCCTTCCTCTTCCATTTCGCGGTCGCCGTAACTGGTGGATTTAGTCCCTCCGAACGGAAGCTGCGCCTCGCCGCCGACGGTCGGTTCATTGACATGAGCCATCCCTATTTCAATATTTTCGATATACTTCATGGCATTGGCGATTATCGACCGACGGACCGAGTGTGACATCTCGGTCCAGCCCGTAACCGGATTTTATTCGTCCGACTTTTTCGATAAGTCCCTTGATAAATTCTTCTTTCACCTTTTTGTGCACCAGAACCCTGCTCGCGCGTCATGACTTTGGCTATATTTTCGGCTTCTCTTTTGGCTATTTCGGCGACTTTCAAGAGATAGCGCCCCCTTTCCGGAGCGGGCACATCTTTCCACGCTTTGTAGGCGTTTTGGGCCGCTGAAACGGCGTCGAGAATATCGTTTTCTCCCGCCGCCGGGAATTCCGATATAACATCCATGATATTTGCGGGGTTCACATTTTTTATTGTTTTGTCCGACCCGGGCCGAACCCATTTACCGTTGATAAAACTTCCTGTCCGCATTTTCATTCCTCCTGTGAAAATATCCGGCGCGAATCCCCAAGTTTCTTAACGGTGTTAATACAAGATATTTGAGGAATCTTGCTAGCGTAAATTGCCCGCCCCGCGGAAAAACTAAAAAACATCCCCGTTCATTCATTTGACGAGGACGGCATTTTTTTAATATAATCGCTTAACTTTAACCGAACACGGGCAGGTGGCGGAGCGGTTAATCGCACCAGACTGTAAAAGCGGCCCCGCCGACGAAAAATCTCAGACGAAAAAGTGAAATCACCGACGACAAACGGTGATTTTTTTATTTGTATGACTTTGTGCCAATTTGGCCGAATTTGGATGCTGAATGGACACTTTTTGGACACTTTCGGCGTCCCGCGA comes from Elusimicrobia bacterium HGW-Elusimicrobia-1 and encodes:
- a CDS encoding glycosyltransferase, with the protein product MRLKIGGFELESLTSDEIMARAGAVSTSSRPVHLVTFNPLMYLDALADPDFAAILRSADLLLAESSGIKWAAKFLYNLKISPLAGIDMLDALFASDSSLAPSSRAAFYFLGGRPGVAESASRAVSARFPPLRIAGFRDGFFDDAESAGIAREIAASGATILLAGLGSPRQEYWIARNKHLLSSVRLAVGVGGSFDVLSGRLRRAPAIFRGLGAEWLWRLMSEPRRFVRIARLPLFVAEIIRMKMTLVAKTQ